A genomic window from Herbiconiux aconitum includes:
- a CDS encoding extracellular solute-binding protein has translation MRKTTLAVTALGVTAALALAGCAGGSSSGGSTDAAGGADIRVWLNGTDTPDAAREYLKTTFESEHPGSTLTIEEQSWTGLVDKLTTNLSGSDSPDVVEVGNTQAAAFTSAGAFLPLTDVYDEIGGDDLLPGFVEAGTYDGTFYAAPYYSGARLVFYKKDLLANAGLTVPTTLDQYVSNGVALAQANPGVSGIYFPGQDWYNALPYIWEAGGEIATQDGDTWTSSFSSPESIEGLKQVQEVMTQASVAPKDGNETDPQVPFCEGTVANLSAPSWVKGSILAPADADAPGCPDQEANLGVYALPGADGGAAHVFAGGSNIAVAAKSAHPDLATDALEIMLSDDYQTILGENGLVPAKLSLASTLGTDDVAKAIAEAAGNAKLTPASPKWADVEASGALTDFFVSIAQGGDVEQLAKALDEKIDGILNS, from the coding sequence AGGAAGACGACACTCGCCGTCACCGCCCTCGGCGTCACGGCAGCGCTCGCGCTCGCCGGATGCGCTGGAGGCAGCTCGTCAGGAGGCAGCACCGATGCGGCCGGCGGCGCAGACATCCGCGTCTGGCTGAACGGCACCGACACGCCGGATGCCGCGCGTGAGTACCTGAAGACCACGTTCGAGAGCGAGCACCCCGGTTCGACGCTCACGATCGAGGAGCAGAGCTGGACGGGGCTGGTCGACAAGCTCACCACGAACCTCTCCGGCTCCGACAGCCCCGACGTCGTGGAGGTGGGCAACACGCAGGCCGCGGCGTTCACCTCGGCGGGCGCGTTCCTGCCGCTCACCGACGTCTACGACGAGATCGGCGGCGACGACCTGCTGCCCGGCTTCGTGGAGGCGGGCACCTACGACGGCACCTTCTACGCCGCGCCGTACTACTCCGGCGCCCGCTTGGTGTTCTACAAGAAGGACCTGCTCGCGAACGCCGGCCTGACCGTTCCCACCACCCTCGACCAGTACGTCTCGAACGGCGTCGCGCTGGCGCAGGCGAACCCGGGCGTCTCGGGAATCTACTTCCCGGGCCAGGACTGGTACAACGCTCTGCCCTACATCTGGGAGGCCGGCGGCGAGATCGCCACGCAAGACGGCGACACGTGGACGTCAAGCTTCTCGAGCCCCGAGTCGATCGAGGGGCTGAAGCAGGTGCAGGAGGTCATGACCCAGGCATCCGTCGCTCCGAAGGACGGCAACGAGACCGATCCGCAGGTTCCGTTCTGCGAGGGCACCGTCGCCAACCTGTCGGCGCCCAGCTGGGTGAAGGGTTCCATCCTCGCCCCGGCCGACGCGGATGCGCCGGGTTGCCCCGATCAGGAAGCCAACCTCGGCGTCTACGCGCTCCCCGGTGCCGATGGCGGTGCCGCCCACGTGTTCGCGGGCGGTTCGAACATCGCGGTGGCCGCGAAGTCGGCCCATCCCGACCTCGCCACCGATGCGCTGGAGATCATGCTGAGCGACGACTACCAGACGATCCTCGGCGAGAACGGACTCGTTCCGGCCAAGCTGTCGCTGGCGTCCACCCTCGGCACCGACGACGTCGCCAAGGCGATCGCCGAAGCGGCGGGCAACGCCAAGCTCACCCCGGCGTCGCCGAAGTGGGCCGACGTGGAGGCATCCGGAGCGCTGACCGACTTCTTCGTGTCGATCGCCCAGGGCGGCGATGTGGAGCAGCTCGCGAAGGCCCTCGACGAGAAGATCGACGGCATCCTGAACTCCTAG
- a CDS encoding carbohydrate ABC transporter permease, whose protein sequence is MSSSVTLIREHESGGLQELPPELGPKSRRLQRRTRAARFTPIMLLIPALVILAVVIGWPLIQLFVMSFQEFGRSQVFGAPAPFVGFDNYVRVFSDPQFWAVLGRSVLFCVANVITAMVLGTLVALLMHRVNRFFKVLVSVGLLLAWAMPALTATIVWGWMFDTQYGVVNYLLEAVSGQDFTNHSWLIDPFSFFVVATIIVTWGAVPFVAFTIFAGLTQVPDEVLEASQLDGAGAWQRFRLILFPYLRSIFVVVIILQVIWDLRVFTQIFALQGIGGIKEQTSTLGVYIYQTSLGKGDYGTGGAIAVIMVILMVSISLFYVRRSLKEEES, encoded by the coding sequence ATGAGCTCGTCCGTGACCCTGATCAGGGAGCACGAATCGGGTGGCTTGCAGGAGCTACCGCCCGAACTCGGCCCGAAGAGCCGGCGCTTGCAACGGCGCACCCGCGCGGCCCGCTTCACTCCGATCATGCTGCTCATACCGGCGCTGGTCATCCTGGCCGTGGTGATCGGCTGGCCGCTCATCCAGCTGTTCGTGATGTCGTTCCAGGAGTTCGGCCGGTCGCAGGTCTTCGGCGCCCCCGCCCCGTTCGTGGGTTTCGACAACTACGTGCGCGTGTTCAGCGATCCGCAGTTCTGGGCGGTGCTCGGCCGCAGCGTGCTGTTCTGCGTGGCCAACGTCATCACCGCGATGGTGCTCGGCACGCTCGTGGCGCTCCTGATGCACCGCGTGAACCGGTTCTTCAAGGTGCTGGTGAGCGTCGGGCTGCTGCTCGCCTGGGCGATGCCCGCTCTCACCGCCACCATCGTGTGGGGGTGGATGTTCGACACCCAGTACGGCGTGGTGAACTACCTGCTCGAAGCGGTGTCGGGCCAGGACTTCACGAACCACTCCTGGCTCATCGACCCGTTCTCGTTCTTCGTGGTGGCCACCATCATCGTCACCTGGGGCGCCGTGCCCTTCGTGGCGTTCACCATCTTCGCCGGGCTGACGCAGGTGCCCGACGAGGTGCTCGAGGCCTCGCAGCTCGACGGCGCCGGCGCCTGGCAGCGCTTCCGCCTGATCTTGTTCCCTTACCTGCGCTCGATCTTCGTGGTCGTCATCATCCTGCAGGTGATCTGGGATCTGCGGGTCTTCACCCAGATCTTCGCCCTGCAAGGAATCGGCGGCATCAAGGAGCAGACCTCCACACTCGGCGTCTACATCTATCAGACCTCGCTCGGCAAGGGCGACTACGGCACGGGCGGTGCGATCGCCGTCATCATGGTGATCCTGATGGTGAGCATCTCGCTCTTCTACGTGCGCCGCAGTCTCAAGGAGGAGGAGTCATGA